A part of Rhipicephalus microplus isolate Deutch F79 chromosome 8, USDA_Rmic, whole genome shotgun sequence genomic DNA contains:
- the LOC142768323 gene encoding uncharacterized protein LOC142768323, with protein MPHSGFDSQVKAKKNKNQTHEKEAEEERASMMSQRSSSDLPQPTSTLANMVKGSTKSVPPSNSADMCRLPGSVGSASAASRFLTTPRLQDGYMTPSETQVESRSAFGHGRFQKTMLLCAQLATMLAYSYSFTLLFIDLEPVEHWCAPPQQFATLSEQMWKDIASPRDSNGDFKQCERYEPLDAPASPLAASTSQAGAPTTPNLEASTQPPITMDRTNSSEVRCESFVYKPDTPGRNAIARWNLVCDRSWYEGLLKAAYTGVQNWVMFNRMVLLPSSLLLVTTGLVEESPHWLLVSLRFEDAERVAVYAARFNDEDTYRVRRRIDAIRHAATINKPGGRAAPLLEAAKRSLAATVVCGGMAYRSFVLSVAWFTLFLVYYGGLATDNKTVSRDYELAKWVVVIGNAPAMAVAYFLVKHYDHLSAIIRLMSTVAMALAFHAALVAFGLSLPLTVLIMWVKLLLNITYVVFSVETV; from the exons aTGCCCCACAGTGGGTTTGATTCACAAGTGAAGGCCAAAAAGAACAAGAACCAGACGCACgaaaaagaagcagaagaagaacgaGCCTCCATGATGTCGCAGCGCTCTAGCTCCGATCTTCCCCAGCCAACGTCCACTTTGGCGAACATGGTGAAAGGTTCCACCAAAAGTGTGCCTCCCTCCAACAGTGCGGACATGTGCCGACTGCCGGGCAGTGTGGGTTCCGCCAGTGCGGCGTCGCGGTTCCTCACCACGCCGAGGCTGCAGGACGGCTACATGACGCCATCAGAGACCCAGGTGGAGAGCAGGTCTGCGTTCGGCCACGGACGATTCCAGAAGACGATGCTCCTCTGTGCACAG CTGGCAACTATGCTCGCCTACTCCTACAGCTTCACACTACTATTCATCGATCTTGAGCCAGTAGAGCACTGGTGCGCGCCTCCACAGCAGTTCGCCACTCTATCCGAGCAGATGTGGAAGGACATCGCCAGCCCACGCGACTCTAACGGGGACTTCAAGCAGTGCGAGCGCTACGAGCCGCTCGATGCGCCAGCTTCGCCCCTAGCAGCATCCACGTCGCAGGCTGGCGCCCCCACGACCCCGAATCTGGAAGCCAGCACCCAGCCACCTATAACAATGGACAGAACCAACTCCAGTGAGGTCCGCTGCGAGAGCTTCGTCTATAAACCTGATACGCCTGGCAGAAACGCCATCGCTCGCTGGAACCTGGTCTGCGACAGGTCGTGGTACGAGGGGCTTCTGAAAGCAGCATACACTGGAG TCCAG AACTGGGTCATGTTCAACCGGATGGTCCTGCTACCGTCGTCGCTCCTGCTGGTCACCACGGGTCTGGTCGAAGAGTCGCCCCACTGGCTCCTCGTGAGCCTGCGCTTCGAAGACGCCGAGCGCGTCGCCGTGTACGCGGCCAGGTTCAACGACGAGGACACTTACCGCGTGCGCAGGCGAATTGACGCCATACGACACGCGGCCACGATCAACAAGCCTGGAGGCCGAGCCGCACCGCTGCTGGAGGCTGCCAAGCGATCGCTGGCCGCGACAGTTGTGTGCGGTGGAATGGCGTACCGAAGCTTCGTCCTGAGCGTAGCCTG GTTCACGTTGTTCCTCGTGTACTACGGCGGACTGGCGACCGACAACAAAACGGTGAGCCGCGACTACGAGCTCGCCAAGTGGGTCGTGGTGATCGGAAACGCGCCAGCCATGGCGGTCGCCTACTTCCTGGTCAAGCACTACGACCACCTGTCCGCCATCATTCGCCTCATGTCTACGGTGGCTATGGCTCTCGCCTTTCACGCTGCGCTCGTGGCCTTTGGGCTGTCGTTGCCACTCACTGTGCTCATCATGTGGGTGAAGCTCCTCCTGAACATTACCTACGTCGTGTTCTCCGTGGAAACCGTCTAG